The Balneola vulgaris DSM 17893 DNA window TTGTTGGTAGTCTTCTCTTCGATCAATAGAAGTGTTTACACTACAGTAGAATTTAATTTTGGGCTCGGTACCAGAAGGACGTGCTGAGATGATAGCACCGTCTTCGGTAATAAATTGAAGCACATTAGATGAAGGCAGGTCGATTCGAGTATGCGCTCCACTGTTAGTATTTAAAGCTTCACCCGACTTATAATCTTTAATGGTTATCACTCTAGAACCACCTAGTTTTTTAGGTGGAGCCGCTCTGAATGCTGCCATCATTTGCTGAATTTCTTCAGCCCCTGATTTTCCTTTTTTGATTATTGAAATCAGTTTCTCTTGGAACAAGCCGTGTTCTACATACATATCTAGAAGGGCTTCATAAAGGGAGCTTCCTTGATCTTTATAGTATGCGGCCATTTCAGCAATAATGACTCCTGAAACGATGGCATCTTTATCTCTCACATGTTCACCAATAAGATAGCCATAGCTTTCCTCACCGCCGGCAATAAACTCTTTCTCCCCTTCAAAATTAGTCATCAACTCACCGATGTATTTAAATCCCGTGAGTGTATTGTAGCAATCAACCCCATATGATTTTGCGATGCGATCAATGAGATATGACGTTACGATGGTTTTTACGATGTACTGATTCCCGTTGAGTTTCCCTGCATTTTTCCATGCCGTAAGCATGTAATTGATAATGAGCGTACCGGTCTGATTACCATTTAATAAAATCCATTCGTCTGAATCATCTTTAACAGCAATTCCTACCCTGTCGGCATCAGGATCTGTAGCCATCACAAGGTCGGCATCCAATGCTTTTGCCTTCTCAATTGCCATAGATAGGGCATCCTGCTCTTCTGGGTTTGGATACACCACTGTTGGGAAGTTCCCATCAACAACCATTTGTTCTTCCACAAGATGCACATTCTCGAAGCCATAGCGTTTTAAAGCTGGTGGCATTAACACACTTGCTGTTCCGTGTATAGGAGAGAAAACAATCGCTAAATCTTTCTGGCGAGCAATAGCTTCTTTTGAAACCGATAGTGCTTCTAGCTCATCTAGGAACTGATTATCAATTTCTTCACCAATACTATGAATAAGGTTCTCATCGCCATCGAAGTTTACATCATCAATAGATGATATTTTCTGAACTTCTTGCATAACTGCGGCATCGAAGGGTGCAACTAACTGTCCACCATCGGCACCATAGGCTTTAAAACCGTTATATTCTTTTGGGTTATGTGAAGCCGTAAGTACTACCCCACCCTGGCATTCTAATTTTCGAACAGCATATGATAGCTCAGGGGTTGGACGAAGTCCTTCAAAGAAATATACTTCAATACCATTTGCTGAGAATACATCGGCTACTACTTTTGCTAAGGTATCTGAGTTATTCCGGCAATCGTGAGCTATAGCTACTTTAATCTTTTGGCCTGCGTAGGTCTTCTTCAAAAAATTACTAAACCCTTGCGTAGCCATACCAAAAGTATATTTATTTACGCGATTGGAGCCTACTCCCATTATTCCTCTCAAGCCACCTGTACCGAATTCCAGGTCTTTATAAAATGCATCCGTCAACTCTTCACCTTTTCCAGCTTCAACAAGCTCTTTAATTTCGGCTTTTGTCACATCATCGTAACTACCTGTTAGCCATTCATTAATTTTTTGTTGAACCGAGTTGTCGAGTGACTCCATGCGTGCTTTCTTCTTAACTATTGGGGTTTATTTAAGCCGCTAAGATAGGCATTCTATAGTAAATTGAAGAAGTATATTGGCAGATTAATGGTCAAAAAAAAGCCCCATAAAAATGGGGCTTCGTTCTTTAGTTACCTTCTTTAAACTGATTGGTTATGAGTATGGGTTCCCCAAAACCTAATCGCTCTAAACGATCAAATTGCGTTTTCGCATCTCCTACAACCACATAGATCATCTGGTTTGGATTCGCATACTTTTTAGCAAGTTCACTGATTTCTTCTTTAGTGATGTTCTTCACTATTTCTTCACGCTCACTTACATAATCTGCTTCCCAACCGTACTCACTGATGTCATCTAACATATTCAGCTTTGCACCTAGTGTTTCGAAACGGCGTGCATTACTTTTCAGCAAGAAGCTTTTCGTGGTCTCTAGGTCTTTATCACTGAAAGTATTCGGATAGTTTTCAAGGATTTCTTTAACTGCGGCTGCCGACTCATAAGTTACGTTGGTACGTACCCCACTTGAAATCACAAATGCACCTGCGTTTTTGCTTCCGTTGAATCCAGAACCAATTCCGTACGTGTATCCTTTACCCTCACGAAGCTCTTGCGTTAAGCGTGATGCAAAACCACCACCACCTAAGATGTAATTCATCACGGTAGCTTTGTAGTAATCATCGTGCGTTTCTGGCATCGCTAAGTAACCAAATCTAATTACCGACTGCTTAGCATTTGGTACATCGTAAAAATACACCTTTGATTGATCAGGCTTGCTCATCGCTGTAAAAGTTGGGATTTCAACTTCTTTACTCGCCCACTTTTCTTCAATTGATGATAA harbors:
- a CDS encoding phospho-sugar mutase: MESLDNSVQQKINEWLTGSYDDVTKAEIKELVEAGKGEELTDAFYKDLEFGTGGLRGIMGVGSNRVNKYTFGMATQGFSNFLKKTYAGQKIKVAIAHDCRNNSDTLAKVVADVFSANGIEVYFFEGLRPTPELSYAVRKLECQGGVVLTASHNPKEYNGFKAYGADGGQLVAPFDAAVMQEVQKISSIDDVNFDGDENLIHSIGEEIDNQFLDELEALSVSKEAIARQKDLAIVFSPIHGTASVLMPPALKRYGFENVHLVEEQMVVDGNFPTVVYPNPEEQDALSMAIEKAKALDADLVMATDPDADRVGIAVKDDSDEWILLNGNQTGTLIINYMLTAWKNAGKLNGNQYIVKTIVTSYLIDRIAKSYGVDCYNTLTGFKYIGELMTNFEGEKEFIAGGEESYGYLIGEHVRDKDAIVSGVIIAEMAAYYKDQGSSLYEALLDMYVEHGLFQEKLISIIKKGKSGAEEIQQMMAAFRAAPPKKLGGSRVITIKDYKSGEALNTNSGAHTRIDLPSSNVLQFITEDGAIISARPSGTEPKIKFYCSVNTSIDRREDYQQAAQALNDKIDRIMKELTE